A region of Procambarus clarkii isolate CNS0578487 chromosome 48, FALCON_Pclarkii_2.0, whole genome shotgun sequence DNA encodes the following proteins:
- the LOC138350937 gene encoding uncharacterized protein, whose translation MAERPPIIRIRCEGSEDECCSSGGEEVAAQWGLVRAPAAPDKRHSAPEVRALPVVALSTSTPRLWLAPQGHSAHVPGSNRYSLPQLLARSPAAEKRASAPSCLAPPPSVALYPSYTTSPSSYYSSRRCSLDDTFSGPDDQWHYRRLCRLNRRRFSDTARLDWPGIVPNLTVVTSRASSVTPTWYTSPPLHGTSVTPSPTWYIRHPPPLHGTSVTSPHYMVHPSPPSPTWYIHHLPPLHELHVPRGRKFAEQHSWTRPSGQLDTAVNQEVQPVYVPVFITMFCPMSGASKKLPII comes from the exons atggctgagcgaCCTCCCATCATCCGGATCCGGTGTGAGGGCTCAGAGGATGAGTGCTGCTCCTCCGGGGGCGAAGAGGTCGCCGCCCAGTGGGGGCTGGTCCGCGCCCCTGCTGCCCCGGACAAGCGGCACTCTGCCCCTGAAGTGCGGGCCTTACCAGTAGTGGCACTGAGTACCAGCACTCCAAGATTGTGGCTGGCACCCCAGGGTCACAGTGCCCACGTCCCCGGAAGCAACAGGTACTCTCTGCCGCAACTGCTGGCCCGTTCGCCCGCCGCAGAGAAGCGTGCTTCTGCGCCGTCGTGCCTGGCACCTCCTCCTAGTGTGGCACTCTACCCCTCGTATACAACCAGTCCCTCCTCGTACTACAGCTCCCGCCGGTGTAGCCTCGACGACACCTTCAGCGGCCCGGACGACCAGTGGCACTACCGTCGCCTCTGTCGCCTTAATAGACGACGCTTCTCCGACACGGCGCGTCTTGACTGGCCAGGTATTGTTCCCAACCTCACTGTTGTCACCTCTCGTGCGTCATCTGTCACCCCTACATGGTACACCTCCCCCCCACTACATGGTACATCCGTCACCCCCTCCCCTACATGGTACATCCgtcacccccctcccctacatGGTACATCCGTCACCTCCCCCCACTACATGGTACATCCgtcacccccctcccctacatGGTACATCCATCACCTCCCTCCCCTACATG AGCTGCACGTTCCTCGGGGAAGGAAATTTGCAGAACAGCACAGCTGGACACGGCCGTCAGGACAGCTGGACACGGCCGTTAACCAAGAAGTTCAGCCCGTGTACGTGCCAGTGTTCATCACAATGTTCTGCCCTATGAGCGGAGCCAGTAAGAAGCTGCCTATAATCTAA